The genomic DNA CATCCGCATACAGGAGCACGATGTTGGGCCGCTGCCTCTCCTCGCCCGTAGCCAGCCCGACTAGCGAGAGCAGGATAATCCCGAAAAGCTTCATGGCGTCCAATACGCTGCGAATGGAGGAGTTTCATCCGAAGAACCATTCCATCAGACGCCTCCAGCCTTGGATCAGCCAAGTGCCGATGAGGGCGACGAACAGCACTCCCGGCATCAGCAGATCCAGCAGCCCGGGATGAGGCATGCGGCCCTTCATTGGATCACATTAGCCATTCAAGCCCGGAAGTGCAATGCCACCCACACCGCGTCCGCGGAGGTGGACTCCACGCGGTGACGCTTGCCTGCAGGAATGGTGAGGTGGTCGCCGGCTTTCAGTGCGATGACCTCGCCATCCTCGAAGCGCAGTGTCGCCTCGCCTTTGGCCAATAGCACCCACTCGTGACGCTGCTGATCATACCAGAAGCCCTCGGGGCTCGCCGCACCACGCGAGACAATCTCCTCCAGTTCGAAGTCACGGCAGGCTAACAGGGAGTGGAAGGTTTCTTCCCCCGGCTGGCCGCCCGCATCTTCACCGAGCTTTCCCCTGCGGAGTTTCTCCATGGCGATTCCCTTACTCGCCGCGCCGTTCCACCGGCGTCACGGATACGGAGATTTCTTGCCCGTCACGCTTCACCCGCAGGGCCGAGGGCACCCCCGGTTGCAGGAAGTAGAAGGCGTTCACGGCGTCCGCATAGTCGGAGAGGGAGCGCGTACCCACTTCCATCAATACGTCACCCGCTTGGATTCCCGCCTGTGCCGAGGGCGAGCCCTCCTGCACCTTGGTGACTTGGGGCTTGGCGGCTTGGGGAAGGAGCTTCAGTCCGATCCATCCGCGCGAGACGCGACCGTCGTGCTGAACGTCCTCCAAGACGCGCCGCACGACCTCTGCAGGAATGGCGTAGCCGGTTTTGGCCGAGGTGGTCTGGTGCGCCACCGCGACCACCGCTCCGGCCGAATCCAGCAGGGGAGTGCCGGCGGCGGGGGCGGCTTCGGCGTAGTCCACCTTGAGGAGAGAGAGCGGCAGCATTTTGCCGTTGATCTGCTTCACCCAGCCGCTGGTGCGGCCCGTGCTCCCGCCGCGGGCTTTCAGGTCGGCTCCCATCTGGAGGCCGTTTTTTCCCAAGGCAAGCGGCTGGTCCGGGGCTCCGGAGATTCTGAAAATCACCACTCGCGAAACCGGGTCGACAAAAAGTTCGGCGGGCAGCACCCGTCCGTTCGTGCGCAGCTTGCCTCCGTCCGCCTGCACACCCGAGAGGGCGATTGCCACGAAGTGTCGGCCATCACCGATCGGGAAGGCCGCCGACTGCACCTCGCCCGCAGGCCCGGGGAAGGTCGCGGCACAGGAGGACTCCGCTGCATCCGCAGGAGCGGAAATGCAAAAAACCGCGACTAGCGCCGGCAGGCACCGCCAAGAAGAGCAAATCATCCGGAAGTGGGAACTTCAGAACTCCTGCTCGCCCGTGGTGCCCTGCGACGAGGGACGCAAATCAAGCGCGTCCAATTGCTCGATCACAGCAGGCTCCGCCGGTTGCACTTGGTACTTGGCTGGCACGATCGGTGCCTGCTGAACCTGAACCGGATCAGGAGAGAGGAGGAAGAGGGCCATCACCGTCGCGTAAGCAAGACC from Luteolibacter rhizosphaerae includes the following:
- a CDS encoding cupin domain-containing protein, translating into MEKLRRGKLGEDAGGQPGEETFHSLLACRDFELEEIVSRGAASPEGFWYDQQRHEWVLLAKGEATLRFEDGEVIALKAGDHLTIPAGKRHRVESTSADAVWVALHFRA
- a CDS encoding S1C family serine protease; translation: MICSSWRCLPALVAVFCISAPADAAESSCAATFPGPAGEVQSAAFPIGDGRHFVAIALSGVQADGGKLRTNGRVLPAELFVDPVSRVVIFRISGAPDQPLALGKNGLQMGADLKARGGSTGRTSGWVKQINGKMLPLSLLKVDYAEAAPAAGTPLLDSAGAVVAVAHQTTSAKTGYAIPAEVVRRVLEDVQHDGRVSRGWIGLKLLPQAAKPQVTKVQEGSPSAQAGIQAGDVLMEVGTRSLSDYADAVNAFYFLQPGVPSALRVKRDGQEISVSVTPVERRGE